One window of the Rosa rugosa chromosome 3, drRosRugo1.1, whole genome shotgun sequence genome contains the following:
- the LOC133740683 gene encoding zinc-finger homeodomain protein 5 produces the protein MDFRTQDNEMRTSGSALSYGGTHLTKESSGGGEKRRLGNIHNGTPTALSAFTATHQTLDHHHPLQPHHVQPVPLTTRDLDPDRVGSTAVAPSGGVLSGGPKSKTPSSTSTTSNVRYRECLKNHAANIGGNVFDGCGEFMPCGEEGTLEALKCAACDCHRNFHRKEVDGETTPFGPGSRSRSIMLSPLQLPPPLPSPSSALHHHRHQKFSIVQPMSVAFGGGGGGTESSSEDLNVFDNGDGVGGGVVPPFSLSKKRFRTKFTAEQKVKMVEFAERVGWRIQKQDEEDVEKFCDEVGVKRQVLRVWMHNNKNTVKKMQHDHDITTTTSQLALENVEAHEEPGQEGGGTDT, from the coding sequence atggATTTTAGAACGCAAGACAATGAAATGAGGACGTCAGGCTCTGCTTTGAGCTATGGTGGCACTCATTTAACGAAGGAATCATCGGGAGGTGGAGAAAAAAGAAGACTTGGAAATATTCACAATGGCACTCCTACTGCCCTCTCTGCTTTCACTGCTACTCACCAAACCCTAGACCACCATCACCCTCTTCAACCTCACCATGTTCAACCAGTGCCACTAACAACCAGAGATCTAGATCCAGATCGAGTCGGCTCCACTGCAGTTGCACCCAGTGGTGGTGTTTTGTCGGGTGGGCCCAAGTCCAAGACACCATCGTCGACATCCACAACCAGCAACGTCCGCTACCGAGAATGTCTCAAGAACCACGCAGCCAACATCGGCGGTAATGTGTTCGACGGGTGCGGAGAGTTCATGCCTTGCGGCGAGGAAGGAACCCTCGAAGCTCTGAAATGCGCGGCTTGTGATTGCCACAGGAACTTCCACCGTAAGGAGGTGGACGGCGAGACGACGCCGTTCGGGCCCGGCTCCAGATCAAGAAGCATAATGCTGAGCCCTCTCCAGCTCCCTCCGCCGCTTCCGTCTCCGTCCTCGGctctccaccaccaccgccaccagAAATTCTCGATTGTTCAACCCATGAGCGTGGCTTTCGGTGGGGGAGGAGGGGGGACGGAGTCTTCGAGTGAGGATCTGAACGTTTTCGACAATGGGGATGGAGTAGGAGGAGGGGTGGTGCCGCCCTTTAGCTTGTCGAAGAAGCGGTTCAGGACCAAGTTCACGGCGGAGCAGAAGGTGAAGATGGTGGAGTTTGCGGAGCGAGTCGGGTGGAGAATTCAGAAGCAGGATGAGGAGGATGTGGAGAAGTTTTGTGATGAGGTGGGAGTGAAGAGGCAGGTGCTGAGGGTATGGATGCACAATAACAAGAACACAGTGAAGAAGATGCAGCATGACCATgacatcaccaccaccacaagtCAGCTGGCATTGGAGAATgttgaagctcatgaagaaccAGGTCAAGAAGGAGGAGGGACAGACACATAA
- the LOC133740682 gene encoding uncharacterized protein LOC133740682, whose product MHIETLAKTMNYENYDPSFPDQPVVDLYLPLWANLPAFRYKPAFIWVEDDSPDPKCDHSSTSLTYSQLNESVQHISHHLLYTQPLQRRDTVIILCSPGLELVEIIFASQRAGLLAVPISPPDLSSPKQNYHHLVRVLSQTNPKAAIAHPSYIRAVRNFISLSSNTKLVHMLENLHWISTDDIKTTGARHLNLQFSPSPYEGCTPDELYLIQYTSGTIGIPKPVLVTSGSAAHNVRTARKSYDLHPNSVIVSWLPQYHDCGLMFLLLTIVSGATCVLTSPRAFVKRPRIWLELITNFSATCTPVPSFTLPLVVKRGGVKKGTSPINLWSMKNLILINEPIYKDAVDEFVDMFGPYGLSPSSISPSYGLAENCTFVSTAWRYNSSNVPSHNKLLPSARLGYSREDDVVKEDMDIVVVNEETCDAVEDGIEGEIWVSSPSNASGYLGHPSLTREVYHGRLRNKVTCCYVRTGDRGVVKGEERFLYVTGRCVDVIKLQNDREIHPHYIETAAQNSSPEFIRAGCLAALKIENTVVVVAEMQRSDQNDVRVLRRICQGIREGVVKEEGVEVGVVVLVKSGGVPKTTSGKIQRWAAKDTLVGGKMSVLMEMGFGVHYAFSTFGRRSLDEGSSKGKSEERKSGGQKVEVRDQEISFSFSSATTRPPLLSLL is encoded by the coding sequence ATGCATATTGAAACCCTAGCTAAAACCATGAACTACGAGAACTACGACCCTTCCTTCCCTGACCAACCAGTAGTCGATCTCTACCTACCCTTATGGGCAAACCTTCCCGCCTTCCGGTACAAACCAGCCTTCATCTGGGTCGAAGATGACTCACCCGATCCAAAATGTGATCATAGCTCAACATCCCTCACATATTCTCAGCTCAATGAGTCAGTACAACACATTTCACATCATTTGCTATACACTCAACCACTTCAAAGACGTGACACTGTCATCATCCTATGCTCGCCAGGGCTTGAACTGGTTGAGATCATCTTCGCTAGCCAAAGAGCCGGCCTTTTGGCCGTGCCCATTTCCCCACCTGACCTTTCCTCCCCTAAACAAAACTACCACCACCTTGTCAGAGTCCTCTCCCAAACAAATCCCAAGGCCGCCATAGCTCACCCCTCTTACATCAGAGCCGTCCGTAACTTCATATCATTATCCTCCAATACAAAACTCGTGCACATGTTGGAGAATCTCCACTGGATATCCACTGATGATATCAAAACTACCGGAGCTAGACACTTGAATTTACAGTTCAGCCCTTCGCCTTACGAGGGCTGCACACCTGACGAGCTGTATTTGATTCAGTACACGTCAGGCACGATCGGGATCCCAAAGCCGGTCCTTGTCACCTCCGGCTCGGCAGCTCACAACGTTAGAACCGCAAGGAAATCCTACGACCTTCACCCAAACAGTGTGATCGTGTCGTGGCTACCTCAGTACCATGATTGCGGTCTTATGTTCTTGTTGTTGACCATTGTCTCCGGTGCGACGTGTGTTTTGACTTCGCCGAGGGCATTTGTCAAGAGGCCTAGAATTTGGCTCGAGCTTATAACAAACTTCAGCGCCACTTGCACTCCTGTTCCGTCGTTCACGCTGCCGCTGGTGGTGAAACGCGGCGGGGTTAAAAAGGGAACTTCCCCTATAAACTTGTGGAGCATGAAAAACCTGATTCTTATAAACGAGCCAATTTATAAAGACGCGGTGGATGAGTTTGTGGATATGTTTGGACCTTATGGGCTCAGCCCATCGTCTATTTCTCCATCTTACGGCCTAGCAGAGAACTGCACTTTTGTTTCAACTGCATGGAGATACAACTCTTCTAACGTTCCATCTCACAACAAGCTCTTGCCTAGTGCAAGGCTGGGGTATTCCAGAGAAGACGACGTCGTAAAGGAGGACATGGATATTGTCGTGGTGAACGAAGAGACGTGCGATGCCGTTGAGGATGGGATTGAAGGAGAGATTTGGGTTTCGTCTCCTAGTAATGCTTCTGGCTACTTGGGACACCCGTCCCTAACTCGTGAGGTGTATCACGGTAGACTTAGAAACAAGGTGACTTGCTGTTATGTACGGACGGGCGATAGAGGAGTCGTCAAAGGAGAAGAAAGGTTTCTTTACGTGACGGGACGGTGTGTGGACGTGATCAAACTCCAAAACGACCGGGAAATACATCCTCATTACATTGAAACGGCAGCTCAGAATAGTAGTCCGGAGTTTATCAGAGCGGGTTGTTTGGCTGCGTTGAAGATCGAGAACACGGTTGTGGTGGTTGCGGAGATGCAGAGGAGTGATCAGAATGATGTTAGGGTTTTGAGGAGGATATGTCAAGGGATAAGGGAGGGTGTGGTAAAGGAGGAGGGAGTTGAAGTTGGAGTGGTGGTTCTTGTTAAAAGTGGGGGCGTGCCCAAAACGACGTCGGGCAAAATACAACGATGGGCAGCTAAGGATACGCTTGTTGGAGGCAAAATGAGCGTTTTGATGGAGATGGGGTTCGGGGTTCATTATGCTTTTTCAACTTTTGGGAGGAGATCGCTTGATGAGGGAAGTAGTAAGGGTAAaagtgaagagagaaagagtggaGGACAAAAGGTAGAAGTCAGAGATCAAGAAATCTCTTTCTCATTCTCGAGTGCTACAACTCGTCCCCCCTTGCTCTCTCTTTTGTGA